A single Argentina anserina chromosome 7, drPotAnse1.1, whole genome shotgun sequence DNA region contains:
- the LOC126803808 gene encoding DNAJ protein JJJ1 homolog, with the protein MVKSTERVCYYETLGLEPNCSEEQIKAAHRKLILTYHWDKCRSSQCGLSQEEATAKFLEIRLAYETLIDPERRETFDAYRQTYAVPEVFKPDLEIPFDNVHFDDYSSSVCGFYEVYSDLFQRIYDNERAFQEKKNMPWNSVQKPPDMGNLDSSYPEVVQFYNYWLNFDSIMDFCWEDLHDEIDLRNVSRRRRMKLWSRINMKARKKAKKEYIKKIRGLAQNAKRLDKRVMQMMEKREEEQKSEIEEKKERRKQLRKEKLTKAMEYVEQEWTKPIERKRKYSNEEEEKKKENEEWECVVCRKTFRSVKQCRNHEQSRKHLRLYAKLMELLLLKEKCDNEEPDEKEVLKVAKWHEVIGGSDNEDAFSDGVNDYQKEKSNEASEVDNEEVEDEMDVLAAMVARRKTMEKVSEDIPELMTQPLATSTQEVALEHVTLENTNKNGGDMKPRRRRAKSTRTNERDGSNLNPDSNVEETRKRYDDEHIKKREGGGRKDWSGEKSKVDNEHKQIRKGGRRQEKNGKKRSSGERRFNQHGISSLFAVNENYLNMFI; encoded by the coding sequence ATGGTAAAGAGCACAGAGCGTGTCTGCTACTACGAGACCTTAGGCCTCGAACCCAACTGCTCAGAAGAACAAATTAAGGCTGCTCACAGAAAGCTAATCCTTACGTACCACTGGGACAAATGCAGATCATCCCAATGCGGACTGTCCCAAGAAGAAGCCACCGCGAAATTTTTAGAAATCCGACTGGCATACGAAACCCTAATTGATCCCGAACGACGAGAAACCTTCGACGCTTACCGCCAGACCTACGCTGTTCCTGAAGTTTTCAAGCCCGACCTCGAAATCCCCTTTGACAATGTCCACTTCGACGACTACTCCAGCTCCGTCTGCGGCTTTTATGAGGTCTACTCTGATCTTTTTCAAAGGATTTACGACAATGAACGCGCTTTCCAAGAGAAGAAGAACATGCCATGGAATTCGGTTCAGAAGCCACCAGACATGGGCAATCTGGATAGCTCATATCCCGAGGTTGTTCAATTCTACAACTACTGGCTCAACTTCGATTCGATCATGGATTTCTGCTGGGAGGATTTACACGATGAGATTGATCTACGTAATGTCtctcgaagaagaagaatgaaactTTGGTCCCGCATAAACATGAAGGCGAGGAAGAAAGCCAAGAAGGAGTACATCAAAAAGATCCGAGGTTTGGCACAAAATGCCAAAAGACTTGACAAGAGGGTCATGCAGATGAtggaaaagagagaggaggaACAAAAGAGTGAGatagaggagaagaaggaaagaagGAAGCAGTTGAGGAAAGAAAAGTTGACCAAGGCTATGGAGTACGTGGAGCAGGAGTGGACAAAACCGATCGAGAGGAAGAGAAAATATAGTaacgaggaggaggagaagaaaaaagagaatgaGGAATGGGAGTGTGTGGTTTGTAGGAAGACGTTTAGGAGTGTGAAGCAGTGCAGGAATCATGAGCAGTCGAGGAAGCATCTCCGTTTGTATGCAAAGTTGATGGAGTTGCTATTGTTGAAGGAGAAATGTGACAATGAAGAACCTGATGAAAAAGAGGTTCTGAAGGTAGCAAAATGGCATGAGGTGATCGGAGGAAGTGATAATGAAGATGCTTTCTCTGATGGGGTTAATGattatcaaaaagaaaaatctaaTGAAGCAAGTGAAGTTGACAATGAGGAGGTGGAGGATGAAATGGATGTTCTTGCAGCAATGGTGGCGAGGCGAAAGACGATGGAAAAGGTTAGTGAAGATATTCCGGAATTAATGACTCAACCCTTGGCAACCAGTACTCAAGAGGTGGCTTTGGAGCATGTAACGCTAGAGAACACCAATAAGAATGGAGGAGATATGAAAccgaggagaagaagagccaAGAGTACTAGAACGAACGAACGGGATGGTTCAAATTTGAACCCTGATTCTAATGTAGAAGAGACTCGAAAGAGATATGATGATGAGCACATCAAGAAAAGGGAAGGCGGAGGGAGGAAAGACTGGAGCGGTGAGAAGAGTAAAGTTGATAATGAGCACAAGCAAATTAGGAAGGGAGGAAGAAGGCAAGAGAAGAACGGTAAGAAGAGAAGTAGTGGAGAAAGAAGATTCAATCAACATGGTATATCCTCTCTTTTTGCTGTGAATGAGAATTATCTAAACATGTTCATCTGA
- the LOC126803809 gene encoding heat shock cognate 70 kDa protein 2-like: MATQDEGPAIGIDLGTTYSCVGIWQNGRVEIIANEQGNRTTPSYVSFTNNGRLIGDAAKNQVSMNPINTVFDAKRLIGRKFSDASVRSDMKLWPFKVRGVGDKPIIVVNYNNMEKKFAAEEISSMILVKMREIAEAYIGSPVKDVVVTVPAYFNDFQRQATKDAGLIAGMNVIRIINEPTAAAIAYGLNKRDTIVGGKNVLVFDLGGGTFDVSLLKIEEGIFEVKATAGDTHLGGEDFDNRMVAYFIQEFKRKHEKDISNNRKAIRRLRTSCERAKRTLSSTSQTSIEIDSLFEGIDFYSTLTRAKFEELNVDLFTKCMEPLEKCLRDAKMDKSDVHDVVLVGGSTRIPKIQQLLQDFFNGKALCKGINPDEAVAYGATVQAAIMSGEGKVEKVQDLLLLDVTPLSLGIRNSKGVMDVLIPRNTAIPTKKERIYTTGYSGQTLMTISVYEGERLTPRENTLLGRFELSGISPALMGVPDISICFEIDNNGILVVSAEEKLTGNKNKLIISNSYKSRLSKEEIERMIKEADKCKLEDEEYKKKMEAKIALENYAYDIRQRLYSHSNIDPEVKKNIADEVGKVIHWIGSENQLQSHEEIEKKMKKLEKLCDPIYGKDVAGS; this comes from the coding sequence ATGGCTACACAAGACGAGGGTCCAGCGATCGGTATTGATCTTGGAACAACTTACTCATGTGTTGGAATTTGGCAGAATGGTCGCGTTGAGATTATAGCAAATGAACAGGGCAATAGAACAACACCATCTTATGTTTCTTTTACCAACAATGGGCGTTTAATTGGCGATGCTGCTAAGAATCAAGTTTCTATGAACCCTATCAACACTGTGTTTGATGCAAAGAGGTTGATTGGTAGAAAATTCAGCGACGCCTCTGTTAGAAGTGACATGAAGTTGTGGCCTTTTAAGGTTCGTGGTGTCGGGGACAAACCCATAATTGTGGTTAACTACAATAATATGGAGAAGAAATTTGCTGCTGAGGAGATATCTTCCATGATTCTTGTTAAAATGCGTGAAATAGCAGAAGCCTACATCGGCTCACCAGTAAAAGATGTTGTTGTGACTGTGCCGGCATACTTCAATGACTTTCAGCGTCAGGCGACAAAAGATGCCGGTTTGATTGCGGGTATGAATGTCATACGTATTATCAATGAGCCAACAGCAGCTGCCATTGCCTATGGTCTTAAcaaaagagacacaattgtTGGTGGAAAAAATGTTCTTGTATTTGATCTTGGTGGTGGGACTTTTGATGTTTCTCTTCTTAAGATTGAAGAAGGAATTTTTGAGGTGAAAGCTACTGCTGGAGATACCCATCTTGGAGGTGAAGATTTTGACAATAGAATGGTGGCCTATTTCATACAAGAGTTCAAGAGGAAGCATGAAAAAGACATCAGTAACAATCGAAAAGCAATAAGAAGGCTGAGAACATCTTGTGAGAGAGCAAAGAGAACGCTTTCTTCCACCAGCCAAACTAGCATTGAAATTGATTCTTTATTTGAAggtatcgacttttactctaCATTAACAAGGGCAAAATTTGAGGAGCTCAACGTGGATCTCTTCACAAAATGCATGGAGCCGTTGGAAAAGTGTTTGAGAGATGCTAAAATGGACAAGAGCGATGTTCATGATGTTGTACTCGTAGGTGGATCAACTAGAATTCCCAAAATACAACAACTATTGCAGGATTTTTTCAATGGTAAGGCGCTTTGCAAAGGCATCAACCCTGATGAGGCAGTTGCATATGGTGCGACTGTGCAAGCTGCAATCATGAGTGGTGAAGGTAAAGTTGAGAAGGTTCAGGATTTACTACTATTGGATGTCACTCCACTTTCTCTTGGGATAAGAAATTCAAAGGGAGTTATGGATGTTTTAATCCCAAGAAACACTGCCATCCCCACCAAGAAAGAAAGGATATACACAACTGGTTACAGTGGACAGACACTTATGACAATTTCTGTGTACGAGGGCGAAAGATTAACACCGAGAGAGAACACATTGTTGGGTAGATTTGAGCTCTCAGGCATCAGTCCTGCGTTAATGGGAGTGCCGGATATAAgcatatgttttgagattGATAACAACGGAATATTGGTTGTCTCTGCCGAGGAGAAGCTAACGGGAAACAAGAACAAGCTCATAATCTCTAATAGCTACAAAAGCAGGTTATCTAAGGAGGAAATTGAGAGGATGATCAAGGAGGCGGATAAGTGCAAACTAGAAGACGAGGAGTATAAGAAGAAAATGGAGGCTAAAATTGCGTTGGAAAACTACGCATATGACATAAGGCAAAGACTATATAGTCACTCAAATATCGATCCAGAAGTGAAGAAGAATATTGCAGATGAGGTTGGGAAAGTTATTCACTGGATTGGGAGTGAGAACCAGCTCCAAAGTCATGAAGAAATTgagaaaaagatgaaaaagCTAGAGAAGCTCTGTGATCCTATATATGGCAAAGATGTAGCCGGGAGTTGA
- the LOC126803889 gene encoding LOW QUALITY PROTEIN: pentatricopeptide repeat-containing protein At4g25270, chloroplastic (The sequence of the model RefSeq protein was modified relative to this genomic sequence to represent the inferred CDS: inserted 5 bases in 4 codons; deleted 2 bases in 1 codon), with protein MVTTLQPLNLHTPNLNIHCSSNSKRSKRTRQLHQKQSTKLLSFSNSSPTPLIVYHKPQTQTKLQALEAIIRDLEASSEKGIDVDTETFASLLETCYKLDAMDYCLRVHRLIPRKLLRKNVGLSSKLLCLYASCGLIEEAHQVFDQMPKRDLSAFAWNSLISGYAELGLYEDAMALYFQMEEEGVEPDRFTFPRVLKACGGIGFVQIGEAVHRHVVRLGFSGDRFVLNALVDMYAKCGDIVKARKVFDKIGSRDKVSWNTMLTAYIRHGLLLQAFDIFQQMVREGYQPDSVSVSTILTTVPSLELVVQIHGWTIHQGVEWNLSTANSLIASYSNLGKLKRARWLFXQMPERDVVTWNTIISAHAKSREALLYFKQMENGGAFPDAITFVSVLSACAHLGLVKDGERLFSTMKNRYRIDPIMEHYHYACILNLYGRAGLIDKAYAIIVEGMEFEAGPTVWGALLCACYLYXNAEIGEAAAESLFDLEPXNFELLIKIFRNGGRPDDXERVRMMMVDRGLDS; from the exons ATGGTGACCACTTTGCAACCCCTGAATCTGCACACACCAAACCTCAATATCCACTGCTCCTCTAACAGCAAGAGAAGCAAGAGAACTAGGCAGCTTCATCAAAAGCAAAGCACCAAGCTCCTATCTTTCTCAAACTCATCCCCAACCCCTCTCATTGTCTACCATAAACCCCAAACCCAGACCAAGCTCCAAGCCCTCGAAGCCATCATTAGAGACCTCGAAGCCTCCAGCGAAAAGGGCATAGACGTCGACACTGAAACCTTTGCTTCCCTTTTAGAAACATGTTACAAACTGGACGCCATGGACTACTGTCTCCGAGTCCACAGACTCATACCCAGAAAACTTTTACGTAAAAATGTAGGGCTCTCATCTAAGCTTCTTTGCCTCTACGCGTCATGTGGGCTCATTGAGGAAGCACATCAGGTGTTCGACCAAATGCCCAAGAGAGACTTGTCGGCTTTTGCTTGGAATTCACTTATTTCCGGGTATGCTGAGCTGGGTTTGTATGAAGATGCAATGGCATTGTATTTTCAAATGGAGGAGGAGGGTGTTGAACCGGACCGGTTTACATTCCCTCGAGTTTTGAAAGCTTGTGGGGGAATCGGGTTTGTTCAGATTGGTGAGGCTGTGCATAGGCATGTGGTGCGTTTGGGTTTTTCTGGTGATAGGTTTGTGCTTAATGCATTGGTGGACATGTACGCTAAATGTGGTGATATTGTGAAGGCTAGGAAGGTTTTCGATAAGATTGGTAGCCGGGACAAGGTTTCTTGGAACACAATGCTCACTGCTTATATTCGCCATGGCCTTTTGTTGCAGGCATTTGACATTTTTCAGCAGATGGTTAGAGAAGGGTACCAGCCGGACTCGGTTTCTGTTTCCACAATTCTCACCACGGTGCCATCACTGGAGCTTGTTGTTCAAATTCATGGGTGGACGATTCACCAAGGAGTTGAGTGGAACCTATCCACTGCCAACTCCTTGATTGCTTCATATTCCAATCTCGGAAAGTTGAAGCGAGCACGTTGGCTGT TTCAAATGCCTGAGAGGGATGTGGTGACCTGGAACACTATCATTTCAGCTCATGCTAAAAGCCGAGAAGCTTTGCTGTACTTTAAGCAGATGGAGAATGGTGGTGCCTTTCCAGACGCTATCACATTCGTGTCGGTGCTCTCTGCTTGTGCACATTTGGGTTTGGTGAAAGATGGGGAGAGATTGTTTTCTACCATGAAAAACAGATATAGAATTGACCCGATTATGGAACATTAC CATTATGCTTGTATTTTAAATCTTTATGGAAGGGCAGGTCTAATTGACAAAGCTTATGCTATCATAGTGGAGGGGATGGAGTTTGAGGCTGGTCCAACTGTGTGGGGTGCATTGCTATGTGCTTGCTACCTTT GGAATGCAGAGATTGGAGAGGCTGCAGCTGAAAGTCTCTTCGACTTGGAGC ATAATTTTGAGCTTCTGATAAAGATTTTCAGAAATGGGGGTAGACCGGACGA CGAGAGAGTAAGGATGATGATGGTGGATAGAGGATTGGACTCGTAG
- the LOC126803811 gene encoding UMP-CMP kinase: MWRRVASLSPLISLSKPSIHNQAASTFKIWESFTSQSDIVTPSKAAPFITFVLGGPGSGKGTQCAKIVEAFGFTHVSAGDLLRREIASNSSYGSVILSTIREGKIVPSQVTVQLILKEMEASDNCKFLIDGFPRSEENRKAFEKVIGAEPDVVLFFDCPEQEMVKRVLNRNQGRVDDNIETIKKRLEVFDELNWPIVNYYTQRGKLHRINAVGTVDEIFEKVRPIFAGLMHVRFEANDAKASVFLAAGDILNVPVQEKVEGLTEIWKS, translated from the exons ATGTGGAGGCGCGTGGCTTCACTCTCTCCTCTGATTTCCCTCTCAAAACCCTCCATTCATAACCAG GCAGCTTCCACATTCAAGATTTGGGAATCATTTACCTCACAATCCGATATAGTAACTCCG TCAAAAGCTGCTCCCTTCATAACGTTTGTATTGG GTGGGCCGGGTAGTGGGAAAGGCACTCAATGTGCTAAGATAGTTGAGGCATTTGGGTTCACTCATGTCAGTGCTGGTGATCTGCTGAGGAGGGAGATTGCTTCGAATAGCTCATATGG CTCTGTGATTCTTTCGACAATTAGAGAAGGAAAAATTGTTCCGTCCCAAGTGACGGTTCAGCTCATTCTAAAGGAGATGGAAGCGAGTGATAATTGTAAGTTTCTCATTGATGGGTTCCCTCGGAGTGAGGAGAACCGCAAGGCATTTGAGAAAGTT ATTGGAGCAGAACCAGATGTTGTGCTTTTCTTTGACTGTCCTGAACAAGAGATGGTGAAGCGAGTGCTAAATCGTAATCAG GGGCGAGTTGATGATAACATTGAAACAATCAAGAAACGGCTTGAAGTGTTTGATGAATTGAATTGGCCAATCGTCAATTACTACACACAGAGGGGAAAACTTCACAGG ATCAATGCAGTTGGAACAGTAGATGAAATATTTGAAAAAGTTCGCCCAATTTTTGCTGGACTGATGCAtgtacg TTTTGAGGCCAATGATGCAAAGGCTTCTGTTTTTCTTGCAGCAGGTGATATACTGAATGTTCCAGTACAAGAGAAAGTAGAAGGACT GACTGAGATATGGAAATCTTGA
- the LOC126803906 gene encoding MYB-like transcription factor ODO1 isoform X2, with protein sequence MGRQPCCDKLGVKKGPWTAEEDKKLVNFILTHGQCCWRAVPKLAGLRRCGKSCRLRWTNYLRPDLKRGLLNEAEEQLVIDLHASLGNRLPGRTDNEIKNHWNTHIKKKLIKMGIDPITHEHLQKQATTTPQETPCEVKIQQSVNVPEDGVSGNENGSSAAENSPSNEAQSIIEVNADGEEDPLVSYILSDTFLEDWSWNFPAVEDSYCDFGLSSTSSEDSAAWFMDCKDFGVDDFGLGNCIN encoded by the exons ATGGGGAGGCAACCTTGTTGTGACAAGCTTGGTGTCAAGAAAGGTCCTTGGACTGCCGAGGAGGACAAGAAACTGGTGAATTTTATCCTCACTCATGGTCAATGCTGCTGGCGCGCCGTCCCCAAGCTCGCGGGTCTGCGCCGTTGTGGCAAGAGCTGCCGCCTCCGATGGACTAATTATCTTCGGCCTGACTTGAAGCGAGGGCTACTCAATGAAGCTGAGGAGCAGCTTGTTATTGATCTCCATGCTAGTCTTGGCAATAG ATTGCCTGGAAGAACAGACAATGAGATCAAGAATCACTGGAATACACACATCAAGAAAAAACTTATCAAGATGGGAATTGATCCAATTACTCATGAGCATCTCCAAAAACAAGCCACTACAACCCCACAAGAAACGCCTTGTGAAGTCAAAATTCAACAAAGTGTGAACGTACCGGAGGATGGAGTCTCCGGCAACGAAAATGGAAGCTCTGCGGCTGAGAACTCCCCGAGCAATGAAGCTCAGTCAATAATTGAGGTGAATGCTGATGGTGAGGAAGACCCTTTGGTGAGTTATATATTATCTGATACATTTCTCGAGGATTGGTCGTGGAACTTTCCGGCTGTGGAAGACAGTTACTGTGATTTCGGCTTGTCATCAACTTCATCAGAGGATAGCGCAGCTTGGTTTATGGATTGTAAGGATTTTGGGGTTGATGATTTCGGGCTTGGAAATTGTATCAATTGA
- the LOC126803906 gene encoding MYB-like transcription factor ODO1 isoform X1 gives MGRQPCCDKLGVKKGPWTAEEDKKLVNFILTHGQCCWRAVPKLAGLRRCGKSCRLRWTNYLRPDLKRGLLNEAEEQLVIDLHASLGNRWSKIAARLPGRTDNEIKNHWNTHIKKKLIKMGIDPITHEHLQKQATTTPQETPCEVKIQQSVNVPEDGVSGNENGSSAAENSPSNEAQSIIEVNADGEEDPLVSYILSDTFLEDWSWNFPAVEDSYCDFGLSSTSSEDSAAWFMDCKDFGVDDFGLGNCIN, from the exons ATGGGGAGGCAACCTTGTTGTGACAAGCTTGGTGTCAAGAAAGGTCCTTGGACTGCCGAGGAGGACAAGAAACTGGTGAATTTTATCCTCACTCATGGTCAATGCTGCTGGCGCGCCGTCCCCAAGCTCGCGGGTCTGCGCCGTTGTGGCAAGAGCTGCCGCCTCCGATGGACTAATTATCTTCGGCCTGACTTGAAGCGAGGGCTACTCAATGAAGCTGAGGAGCAGCTTGTTATTGATCTCCATGCTAGTCTTGGCAATAG GTGGTCTAAAATTGCTGCAAGATTGCCTGGAAGAACAGACAATGAGATCAAGAATCACTGGAATACACACATCAAGAAAAAACTTATCAAGATGGGAATTGATCCAATTACTCATGAGCATCTCCAAAAACAAGCCACTACAACCCCACAAGAAACGCCTTGTGAAGTCAAAATTCAACAAAGTGTGAACGTACCGGAGGATGGAGTCTCCGGCAACGAAAATGGAAGCTCTGCGGCTGAGAACTCCCCGAGCAATGAAGCTCAGTCAATAATTGAGGTGAATGCTGATGGTGAGGAAGACCCTTTGGTGAGTTATATATTATCTGATACATTTCTCGAGGATTGGTCGTGGAACTTTCCGGCTGTGGAAGACAGTTACTGTGATTTCGGCTTGTCATCAACTTCATCAGAGGATAGCGCAGCTTGGTTTATGGATTGTAAGGATTTTGGGGTTGATGATTTCGGGCTTGGAAATTGTATCAATTGA